In a genomic window of uncultured Flavobacterium sp.:
- a CDS encoding response regulator transcription factor translates to MENNNKRILLVEDDLNFGAVLKDYLMLNDFEVTLAKNGMEGFEKFKKDVYDLCILDVMMPYKDGYTLAKEIREKNSEVPIIFLTAKSMKEDVLKGYKAGADDYLNKPFDSEVLLMKIKAIIQRKSADTKAEQVQFEFNIGKFHLNSKLRFLTFENEEPIKLSPKENELLKMLILHENDLMPRELALTKIWRDDNYFTSRSMDVYIAKLRKYLKADEDVEILNIHGEGFRLVVKSKVTE, encoded by the coding sequence ATGGAAAATAATAACAAAAGAATACTTTTAGTAGAAGATGACCTTAATTTTGGGGCAGTTCTTAAAGATTATCTAATGTTAAATGACTTTGAAGTTACTTTAGCTAAAAACGGTATGGAAGGTTTCGAGAAGTTCAAGAAAGATGTATATGATTTGTGTATTCTTGACGTAATGATGCCTTATAAAGATGGTTATACTTTAGCCAAAGAAATTAGAGAGAAAAATAGCGAAGTGCCAATTATCTTTTTAACGGCAAAATCTATGAAAGAAGATGTGCTAAAAGGATATAAAGCCGGAGCTGATGATTACTTAAATAAACCTTTTGATTCAGAAGTTTTATTGATGAAAATCAAAGCAATCATTCAAAGAAAATCTGCTGATACAAAAGCAGAACAAGTTCAATTTGAGTTTAATATTGGTAAATTCCACCTAAATTCTAAACTTAGATTCTTAACATTCGAAAATGAAGAACCAATAAAATTATCTCCAAAAGAGAATGAATTACTTAAAATGTTAATTCTTCACGAAAATGATTTAATGCCAAGAGAACTAGCATTAACAAAAATCTGGAGAGATGACAACTACTTTACTTCAAGAAGTATGGACGTTTACATCGCTAAACTTAGAAAATACCTAAAAGCAGACGAAGATGTTGAGATCCTTAACATTCACGGAGAAGGATTTAGATTAGTTGTTAAAAGTAAAGTTACAGAATAA